The following proteins come from a genomic window of Methylorubrum populi:
- a CDS encoding lysylphosphatidylglycerol synthase domain-containing protein, which produces MKKVSEIFWGLVGLAAVVGSCYLLWGELKTLSWASIEAAFAAIPIHHFLLAALSTLVAYAALAWYDRIALLHLGVRHISWLFVSVCSFTTYALSHNIGASVFSGALVRYRAYTSKGLSAAQVAVLVALCSFTFGLGTILLGGFVLVYDPGLLARLDNLLPAALTNPATSRLVGFGLLAFVALYVIGSVLRFRPLTIRNFKIEYPRPGIMVRQLIAAPLELLGAAGIIYFALPDALNPGFIAVLGIFLASFSVALASHAPGGLGVFELVFFTAMQLQTDAEKAPVLAAVLIFRLFYLLIPFAIAIVVVLLFERSRLSNALGKNTKAAPEPPLVAPGLDNHVIEQRLEKKAV; this is translated from the coding sequence ATGAAAAAAGTCAGTGAAATCTTCTGGGGGCTGGTCGGCCTCGCCGCGGTGGTGGGGTCCTGCTACCTGCTCTGGGGCGAGTTGAAGACCCTATCCTGGGCTAGCATCGAGGCGGCCTTCGCCGCCATCCCGATCCACCACTTCCTGCTCGCGGCCCTCTCCACGCTCGTCGCCTACGCCGCGCTCGCCTGGTACGACCGGATCGCGCTGCTGCATCTGGGCGTGCGCCACATCTCCTGGCTGTTCGTCTCGGTCTGTTCCTTCACGACTTACGCGCTTTCCCACAATATCGGCGCCTCTGTGTTCTCCGGCGCCCTGGTCCGCTACCGCGCCTACACCTCGAAGGGGCTGTCGGCGGCGCAGGTCGCGGTGCTGGTGGCGCTGTGCTCCTTCACCTTCGGTCTCGGCACGATCCTGCTCGGCGGCTTCGTGCTGGTCTACGATCCGGGCCTGCTGGCGCGGCTCGACAACCTGCTCCCCGCCGCGCTCACCAACCCGGCCACCTCGCGGCTGGTCGGTTTTGGTCTGCTCGCCTTCGTCGCGCTCTACGTCATCGGCTCGGTGCTGCGCTTCCGCCCGCTGACGATCCGCAACTTCAAGATCGAGTATCCTCGGCCTGGCATCATGGTGCGCCAGCTCATCGCGGCGCCGCTCGAACTGCTGGGGGCCGCCGGCATCATCTACTTCGCCCTGCCGGACGCGTTGAATCCCGGCTTCATCGCCGTTCTCGGCATCTTCCTGGCCTCGTTCTCCGTCGCGCTAGCCTCGCACGCGCCGGGTGGGCTCGGCGTGTTCGAACTCGTGTTCTTCACCGCCATGCAGCTTCAGACCGATGCCGAGAAGGCCCCGGTCCTCGCCGCCGTACTGATCTTCCGCCTGTTCTACCTTCTCATCCCCTTCGCGATCGCGATCGTGGTGGTGCTTCTCTTCGAGCGCTCCCGGCTCTCGAATGCTCTGGGCAAGAACACCAAGGCAGCGCCGGAGCCGCCGCTGGTCGCACCGGGCCTCGACAACCACGTGATCGAGCAGCGGTTGGAGAAGAAGGCGGTCTGA
- the fliJ gene encoding flagellar export protein FliJ, translated as MKSRDTLIRLRRFQVDEKRRRVAQIEMMMADFNRMAAELDREVAQEEARAGISDPAHFAYPTYARAATGRRDNMRQSAAALEGQLAEAKAELGEAFEELKKVEILEDRERSAERAAEAAREQAEMDAIGLRARA; from the coding sequence ATGAAATCGCGTGACACGCTGATCCGGCTGCGTCGGTTCCAGGTGGACGAGAAGCGCCGCCGGGTCGCCCAGATCGAAATGATGATGGCCGACTTCAACCGCATGGCGGCCGAGCTCGACCGCGAGGTCGCGCAGGAAGAGGCCCGTGCCGGGATCTCGGATCCCGCCCATTTCGCCTACCCGACCTATGCCCGCGCCGCGACCGGCCGCCGGGACAACATGCGCCAGTCCGCCGCCGCTCTTGAGGGGCAGCTTGCCGAGGCCAAGGCCGAACTCGGCGAGGCGTTCGAGGAGCTGAAGAAGGTCGAGATCCTCGAGGATCGCGAGCGCTCCGCCGAGCGCGCGGCCGAGGCTGCCCGTGAGCAGGCGGAGATGGACGCAATCGGGCTGCGCGCCCGCGCCTGA
- the fliI gene encoding flagellar protein export ATPase FliI — protein MTQERGSGGLATALAALSTVETLETFGRVTAIRGLLVEVAGPVSAMRLGGRIDVVVESGGAATATATVPCEVIGFAGDRALAMPFGSLEGVRRGCPALVRDEAAGAIRPSDAWLGRTVDALGRPIDGLGPLAQGPAIYPLRADPPPAHGRRRVGPPLDLGVRCINTFLTMCRGQRMGIFAGSGVGKSVLLSMLARYTAADVAVIGLVGERGREVQEFLQDDLGAAGLARSVVVVATSDEPVLMRRNAAYVTLAIAEYFRDQGAQVLCMIDSITRFAMAQRDIGLAGGEPPTAKGYTPTVFSELPRLLERAGPGVGEGAISGLFTVLVEGDDHNEPVADAVRGILDGHIVMERRIAEQGRYPAINVLRSVSRTMPRACDPAHLPTVRRARKVLATYADMEELIRLGAYRAGSSPEVDEAVALMPDLTAFLGQGKEEATSIGEGYARLAAIVGGG, from the coding sequence ATGACGCAGGAGCGCGGCTCCGGAGGATTGGCGACGGCGCTCGCCGCGCTCTCGACCGTCGAGACCCTGGAGACCTTCGGCCGGGTGACGGCGATCCGGGGCCTTCTGGTCGAGGTGGCCGGGCCGGTCTCCGCCATGCGGCTCGGCGGTCGCATCGATGTTGTGGTGGAAAGCGGCGGGGCAGCGACAGCGACAGCGACCGTGCCGTGCGAGGTGATCGGCTTTGCCGGCGACCGCGCGCTCGCCATGCCGTTCGGCTCCCTGGAAGGTGTGCGCCGCGGCTGTCCGGCCCTGGTGCGCGACGAGGCAGCAGGCGCCATCCGTCCCTCCGATGCGTGGCTCGGGCGCACGGTCGACGCCCTCGGGCGCCCGATCGACGGGCTCGGCCCTTTGGCGCAGGGACCCGCGATCTATCCCCTGCGCGCCGATCCGCCGCCGGCCCACGGACGCAGGCGGGTCGGACCGCCGCTCGATCTCGGGGTGCGCTGCATCAACACCTTTCTCACCATGTGCCGTGGGCAGCGCATGGGCATCTTCGCCGGCTCCGGCGTCGGCAAGTCGGTGCTGCTGTCGATGCTCGCCCGCTACACCGCCGCCGACGTGGCGGTGATCGGCCTCGTGGGCGAGCGCGGCCGCGAGGTGCAGGAATTCCTGCAGGACGATCTCGGCGCGGCCGGGCTTGCCCGCTCGGTGGTGGTGGTGGCGACCTCCGACGAGCCGGTGCTGATGCGCCGCAACGCGGCCTACGTGACGCTGGCGATCGCCGAGTATTTTCGCGATCAGGGGGCGCAGGTGCTGTGCATGATCGACTCGATCACGCGCTTCGCCATGGCGCAACGCGATATCGGGCTGGCCGGCGGCGAGCCGCCGACCGCCAAGGGCTACACGCCCACCGTCTTCTCCGAATTGCCGCGCCTCCTCGAACGGGCCGGGCCCGGCGTGGGGGAGGGGGCGATCTCCGGGCTGTTCACCGTTCTGGTCGAGGGCGACGACCACAACGAACCGGTGGCGGACGCCGTGCGCGGCATCCTCGACGGCCATATCGTCATGGAGCGGCGCATCGCCGAGCAGGGGCGCTACCCGGCGATCAACGTGCTGCGCTCGGTCTCGCGCACCATGCCGCGGGCCTGCGACCCGGCCCACCTCCCGACGGTTCGCCGGGCGAGGAAGGTGCTCGCGACTTATGCCGACATGGAGGAATTGATCCGGCTCGGCGCCTACCGGGCCGGATCGTCGCCGGAGGTGGACGAGGCGGTGGCTTTGATGCCCGATCTGACGGCTTTTCTGGGGCAGGGTAAGGAAGAAGCAACCTCCATCGGCGAGGGTTACGCCCGGTTGGCCGCCATCGTCGGCGGCGGGTGA
- the ctrA gene encoding response regulator transcription factor CtrA produces the protein MRVLLIEDDSATAQSIELMLKSENFNTYTTDLGEEGVDLGKLYDYDIILLDLNLPDMSGYEVLRSLRVAKVKTPILILSGMAGIEDKVKGLGFGADDYLTKPFHKDELVARIHAIVRRSKGHAQSVITTGDLIVNLDQKTVEVSGSRVHLTGKEYQMLELLSLRKGTTLTKEMFLNHLYGGMDEPELKIIDVFICKLRKKLANASEGKNYIETVWGRGYVLREPLEGEDRMAV, from the coding sequence ATGCGCGTACTTCTGATCGAGGACGACAGCGCCACGGCGCAGAGCATCGAATTGATGCTCAAGTCCGAGAACTTCAACACCTACACGACGGACCTCGGCGAAGAGGGCGTCGATCTCGGCAAGCTCTACGATTACGACATCATCCTTCTGGATCTGAACCTTCCCGACATGTCGGGCTACGAGGTGCTGCGCTCGCTCCGCGTCGCCAAGGTGAAGACCCCGATCCTGATCCTGTCGGGCATGGCCGGCATCGAGGACAAGGTGAAGGGCCTCGGCTTCGGCGCCGACGACTACCTCACCAAACCGTTCCACAAGGACGAACTGGTGGCGCGCATCCACGCCATCGTGCGCCGCTCGAAGGGCCACGCCCAATCGGTCATCACCACCGGCGACCTGATCGTGAACCTCGACCAGAAGACTGTCGAAGTGTCGGGCTCCCGCGTCCACCTCACCGGCAAGGAGTACCAGATGCTGGAACTCCTCTCCCTGCGGAAGGGCACCACGCTCACCAAGGAGATGTTCCTCAACCATCTCTACGGCGGCATGGACGAGCCGGAACTGAAGATCATCGACGTGTTCATCTGCAAGCTGCGCAAGAAGCTCGCGAACGCCTCCGAGGGCAAGAACTACATCGAGACCGTGTGGGGCCGCGGCTACGTGCTGCGCGAGCCGCTCGAGGGCGAGGACCGCATGGCGGTCTGA
- a CDS encoding DUF3297 family protein — MSDTPPDRLSVNPNSPFYDEAVLARGVGIRFKGVEKTNVEEYCVSEGWVRLSAGKALDRAGNPMTVKLKGAVEPYFREEPAEA, encoded by the coding sequence ATGTCCGACACGCCCCCCGACCGCCTCTCGGTGAACCCGAACAGCCCCTTCTACGACGAGGCGGTCCTCGCCCGCGGCGTCGGCATCCGCTTCAAGGGCGTCGAGAAGACCAATGTCGAGGAATACTGCGTCAGCGAGGGCTGGGTCCGGCTGTCGGCCGGCAAGGCGCTCGACCGGGCAGGCAACCCGATGACGGTCAAGCTCAAGGGCGCCGTCGAACCGTATTTCCGCGAGGAGCCGGCCGAGGCCTGA
- a CDS encoding CatB-related O-acetyltransferase → MQRLKRGRNPHNETRLHLEKLSRRWNFSIGAYSYGRPKVRFPESGRRLTIGRYCSIADRVEILLGGDHRLDWVSTYPFAAMSGLWPRAEAPQDYHASRGDVTIGHDVWLGSGCMILSGITVGHGAVVAAHAVVTRDVPPYAVVAGNPARIVRRRFDEATAAALVEAAWWECPHEAVTRLIPLLQSGRVEELIAAVRAERAVAGPPRLP, encoded by the coding sequence TTGCAACGGCTGAAGCGGGGGCGCAACCCGCACAACGAGACGCGACTTCATCTCGAAAAGCTGTCGCGGCGCTGGAATTTTTCAATCGGCGCATATTCTTACGGGCGACCGAAGGTGCGCTTCCCGGAATCGGGGCGTCGGCTGACGATCGGCCGGTATTGTTCCATCGCCGACCGGGTCGAGATTCTGCTCGGCGGCGATCACCGCCTGGATTGGGTCTCGACCTATCCGTTCGCGGCGATGTCCGGGCTCTGGCCGCGTGCGGAGGCACCGCAGGATTACCACGCCTCACGCGGCGACGTGACCATCGGCCACGACGTCTGGCTCGGATCGGGCTGCATGATCCTGTCGGGGATCACCGTGGGGCATGGGGCGGTGGTGGCCGCCCACGCCGTCGTCACCCGCGACGTGCCGCCCTACGCCGTGGTGGCCGGCAATCCGGCCCGGATCGTGCGCCGCCGCTTCGACGAGGCCACCGCCGCGGCGCTCGTCGAGGCGGCGTGGTGGGAGTGTCCGCACGAGGCGGTGACGCGCTTGATCCCGCTGCTCCAGAGCGGCCGGGTCGAGGAACTGATCGCCGCGGTGAGGGCCGAGCGCGCCGTTGCGGGACCGCCCCGATTGCCGTAA
- a CDS encoding NADP-dependent malic enzyme, protein MADNMSEDLKSGALVYHRLPKPGKLEIQATKPLGNQRDLALAYSPGVAAACMAIHDDPQEAATLTIRQNLVAVLSNGTAVLGLGDIGPLASKPVMEGKAVLFKKFAGIDVFDVEVNEKDVDKLVDVVCSLEPTFGGINLEDIKAPECFEVEERCRERMNIPVFHDDQHGTAIIVAAAVLNALELAGKQLSDAKIVTSGAGAAALACLNLLVSLGAQRENITVTDIKGVVYKGRSELMDRWKEVYAQETQARTLAEVIPGADVFIGLSAGGVLKPEYLEKMAEKPLIMALANPYPEIMPDLAQERRPDAMICTGRSDFPNQVNNVLCFPYIFRGALDVGAHAINEEMKKAAVKAIAALAREAPSDVVARAYGGEARPFGPHSLIPSPFDPRLILRIAPAVAKAAMDSGVAGRPVENIQAYAESLDRFVHRSGFIMKPIFSKAKDNPKRVIYAEGEDERVLRAAQVVVEDKVARPILVGRPRVIETRIKRFGLDLRHGEHFDLIDPEDDPRYRAYVSTYLEVAGRRGITPDLARTLVRTNSTVIGALAVRRGEADALICGLEGRFETRLRVIRDIIGLSPDLLDFAAMSLIVTKKGAYFLADTHVRQNPSAEEIADVAIACAGHVGRFGLTPKIALLSHSDFGQSDSDSAKKMRRALELIQARAPDVQADGEMQADSALSELVRDRVLPGSNWKGAANILVFPNLDAANIAFQFAKVLADALPVGPLLIGPAKPAHILTPSVTARGIVNVTAAAVVEAQAGAEQDTAPEAEPGVGPVSE, encoded by the coding sequence ATGGCCGACAATATGTCCGAGGATCTGAAGTCCGGGGCGCTCGTCTACCATCGACTGCCGAAACCCGGAAAGCTCGAGATCCAGGCCACCAAGCCGCTCGGAAACCAGCGCGACCTCGCCCTCGCCTATTCCCCCGGCGTCGCCGCCGCCTGCATGGCGATCCACGACGACCCGCAGGAGGCCGCCACCCTCACCATCCGCCAGAATCTCGTCGCCGTGCTCTCGAACGGCACCGCGGTCCTCGGTCTCGGCGATATCGGCCCGCTCGCATCGAAGCCGGTGATGGAGGGCAAGGCGGTCCTGTTCAAGAAGTTCGCCGGGATCGACGTGTTCGACGTCGAGGTGAATGAGAAGGACGTCGACAAGCTCGTCGACGTGGTCTGCTCGCTGGAGCCGACCTTCGGCGGCATCAACCTCGAGGACATCAAGGCGCCCGAGTGCTTCGAGGTCGAGGAGCGCTGCCGGGAGCGGATGAACATTCCGGTCTTCCACGACGACCAGCACGGCACGGCGATCATCGTCGCGGCGGCCGTCCTCAACGCCCTGGAACTCGCCGGCAAGCAGCTCTCCGACGCCAAGATCGTCACCTCGGGCGCGGGAGCGGCGGCGCTCGCCTGTCTCAACCTGCTGGTCTCCCTCGGCGCCCAGCGCGAGAACATCACGGTCACCGACATCAAGGGCGTGGTCTACAAGGGCCGGTCCGAGTTGATGGACCGGTGGAAGGAGGTCTACGCGCAGGAGACGCAGGCGCGCACCCTGGCCGAGGTGATCCCCGGCGCCGACGTCTTCATCGGCCTCTCGGCCGGCGGCGTGCTCAAGCCCGAATATCTCGAGAAGATGGCCGAGAAGCCGCTGATCATGGCGCTCGCCAATCCGTATCCCGAGATCATGCCGGACCTCGCCCAGGAGCGGCGGCCCGACGCGATGATCTGCACCGGGCGCTCGGATTTCCCCAACCAGGTCAACAACGTTCTCTGCTTCCCCTACATCTTCCGCGGCGCCCTCGATGTCGGCGCGCACGCGATCAACGAGGAGATGAAGAAGGCGGCGGTGAAGGCGATCGCCGCGTTGGCCCGCGAGGCGCCCTCCGACGTCGTGGCCCGCGCCTATGGCGGCGAGGCCCGGCCGTTCGGGCCCCACTCGCTGATCCCGAGCCCATTCGATCCCCGGCTGATCCTGCGCATCGCGCCCGCGGTGGCCAAGGCGGCGATGGATTCGGGCGTCGCAGGGCGGCCGGTCGAGAACATCCAGGCCTACGCGGAATCGCTCGACCGGTTCGTGCACCGCTCCGGTTTCATCATGAAGCCGATCTTCTCCAAGGCGAAGGACAACCCCAAGCGCGTCATCTACGCCGAGGGCGAGGACGAGCGGGTGCTGCGCGCGGCCCAGGTCGTCGTCGAGGACAAGGTGGCCCGCCCCATCCTGGTCGGTCGTCCGCGGGTGATCGAGACCCGCATTAAGCGCTTCGGCCTCGACCTTCGCCACGGCGAGCATTTCGACCTGATCGACCCGGAAGACGATCCGCGCTACCGCGCCTATGTCTCGACCTACCTTGAGGTCGCCGGGCGGCGCGGCATCACGCCGGATCTCGCCCGGACGCTGGTGCGCACCAACAGCACGGTGATCGGCGCCCTGGCCGTGCGCCGCGGCGAGGCCGATGCCCTGATCTGCGGCCTGGAGGGCCGGTTCGAGACCCGGCTCCGGGTCATCCGCGACATCATCGGGCTCTCGCCGGATCTCCTCGATTTCGCCGCGATGAGCCTGATCGTCACGAAGAAGGGCGCCTACTTCCTGGCCGACACGCATGTGCGCCAGAATCCGAGCGCGGAGGAGATCGCCGACGTCGCCATCGCCTGCGCCGGCCATGTCGGCCGCTTCGGCCTCACCCCGAAGATCGCTCTCCTGAGCCACTCCGATTTCGGTCAGTCGGACTCGGACTCGGCCAAGAAGATGCGTCGCGCCCTCGAACTGATCCAGGCCCGCGCGCCGGACGTCCAGGCCGACGGCGAGATGCAGGCGGATTCGGCCCTGTCCGAACTCGTGCGCGACCGGGTTCTGCCGGGCTCGAACTGGAAGGGCGCGGCCAACATCCTCGTCTTCCCGAACCTGGATGCGGCCAACATCGCCTTCCAATTCGCCAAGGTGCTCGCCGACGCCCTGCCGGTCGGTCCCCTGCTGATCGGACCGGCCAAGCCGGCGCACATCCTCACGCCCTCCGTGACGGCGCGCGGCATCGTCAACGTCACCGCCGCCGCGGTGGTGGAAGCTCAAGCCGGAGCCGAGCAGGACACCGCGCCGGAGGCCGAACCGGGCGTCGGGCCCGTCTCGGAGTAG
- a CDS encoding acetamidase/formamidase family protein, which translates to MCLGDDPTCAAFAEHRLRYRRDMEPERRAFLKSGFVATGGAAALAAGGLTLVSPALAQSSAGRLKQTAHYHLPANAETVHWGYFSKNLKPQVEIDSGDFVTIETLTHHANDDAERMVTGDPGAESVFLWTKERKGVARRGAGPEDSKLGPGGGLGVHICTGPVAIRGAEPGDVLEVRILDVAPRPSANPKFRGRTFGSNAAAWWGYHYNDMLEGKKREVVTIYEVDASGERDWAKAVYSFPWPGVTDPDGRDHPTIDYPGLPVDHTKTKRRFDVLKGIRVPIRPHFGTMGLAPSEADMVNSIPPSYTGGNIDNWRIGKGATLYYPVAVPGALFSVGDPHASQGDSELCGTAIECSLTGTFQFILHKRADLAGTSLEALDFPMIETSEDWVLSGFSYPNYLKDLGPDAQNAIFQKSSIDLAMRDAFRKMRQFLMQAKGLTEDEAISLMSVAVDFGITQVVDGNWGVHAIVKKAIFSERGV; encoded by the coding sequence ATGTGCCTTGGTGACGATCCGACCTGTGCCGCCTTTGCCGAACATCGGCTGCGCTACCGGCGCGACATGGAGCCGGAGCGGCGCGCCTTCCTGAAGAGCGGCTTCGTCGCCACCGGCGGGGCCGCGGCCCTGGCTGCGGGCGGGCTGACCCTGGTGAGCCCGGCGCTGGCGCAGAGCAGCGCGGGCCGGCTGAAGCAGACGGCGCATTACCACCTGCCGGCCAATGCCGAGACCGTCCACTGGGGCTACTTCTCGAAGAACCTGAAGCCTCAGGTCGAGATCGACTCGGGCGATTTCGTCACCATCGAGACCCTGACCCACCACGCCAACGACGATGCCGAGCGCATGGTGACGGGTGATCCCGGCGCCGAGAGCGTGTTCCTCTGGACCAAGGAGCGGAAGGGCGTCGCCCGCCGCGGCGCGGGGCCGGAGGATTCCAAGCTCGGCCCCGGGGGCGGGCTCGGCGTCCATATCTGCACCGGCCCGGTGGCGATCCGCGGGGCGGAGCCGGGCGACGTGCTGGAGGTGCGCATCCTCGACGTGGCACCGCGCCCCTCCGCCAACCCGAAGTTCAGAGGCCGGACCTTCGGCAGCAACGCCGCGGCGTGGTGGGGCTACCACTACAACGACATGCTGGAGGGAAAGAAGCGCGAGGTCGTCACGATCTACGAGGTCGATGCCAGCGGCGAGCGCGACTGGGCCAAGGCCGTCTACAGCTTCCCCTGGCCCGGCGTGACCGATCCGGACGGACGTGACCACCCGACGATCGATTATCCCGGCCTGCCGGTCGATCACACCAAAACCAAGCGCCGCTTCGACGTGCTGAAGGGCATCCGCGTGCCGATCCGCCCGCATTTCGGCACGATGGGTCTGGCGCCGTCCGAGGCCGACATGGTGAACTCGATCCCGCCGAGCTACACCGGCGGCAACATCGACAACTGGCGCATCGGCAAGGGCGCGACGCTGTACTACCCGGTCGCGGTGCCGGGCGCGCTGTTCTCCGTGGGCGACCCCCATGCGAGCCAGGGCGATTCGGAGCTGTGCGGCACGGCGATCGAGTGTTCGCTCACCGGCACCTTCCAGTTCATCCTGCACAAGCGGGCGGATCTCGCCGGCACCTCGCTCGAGGCCCTCGACTTTCCGATGATCGAGACGAGCGAGGACTGGGTGCTCTCGGGTTTCAGCTACCCGAACTACCTCAAGGATCTCGGGCCGGACGCGCAGAACGCGATCTTCCAGAAATCCTCCATCGATCTCGCCATGCGCGACGCCTTCCGCAAGATGCGTCAGTTCCTGATGCAAGCGAAGGGGCTGACCGAGGACGAGGCGATCTCGCTGATGTCGGTGGCGGTGGATTTCGGCATCACCCAGGTGGTCGACGGCAACTGGGGCGTCCACGCCATCGTCAAGAAGGCGATCTTTTCGGAGCGCGGTGTCTAA